The following is a genomic window from Oncorhynchus masou masou isolate Uvic2021 chromosome 6, UVic_Omas_1.1, whole genome shotgun sequence.
aagagtggcaagaagaaagccatttcttaaagatatacataaaaagtgtcgtttaaagtttgccacaagccacctgggagacacaccaaacatgtggaagaaggtgctctggtcagatgaaaccaaaattgaactttttggcaacaatgcaaaacgttatgtttggcgtaaaagcaacacagctcatcaccctgaacacagcaTACCCACTGTcagacatggtggtggcagcatcatggtttgggcctgcttttcttcagcagggacagggaagatggttaaaattgatgggaagatggatggagccaaatacaggaccattctggaagaaaacctgatggagtctgcaaaagacctgagactgggacggagatttgtcttccaacaagacaatgatccaaaacataaagcaaaatctacaatggaatggttcaaaaataaacatatccaggtgttagaatggccaagtcaaagtccagacctgaatccaatcgagaatctctGGAAAGAACTAAaatctgctgttcacaaatgctctccatccaacctcactgagctcgagctgttttgcaaggaggaatgggaaaacatttcagtctctcgatgtgcaaaactgatagagacataccccaagcgacttacagctgtaatcgcagcaaaaggtggcgctacaaagtattaacttaagggggctgaataattttgcacgcccaatttttcagtttttgatttgttaaaaaagtttgaaatatccaataaatgtcgttccacttcatgattgtgtcccacttgttgttgattcttcacaaaaaatacagttttatatcttcatgtttgaagcctgaaatgtggcaaaaggtcgcaaagttcaagggggccgaatactttcgcaaggcactgtacttcttTCATCATTtcaggcaacaacaaaaataaaataaacaaatcaccccccttcctctccccaaccatgcctccctccaccaccatccctactcacctttcctctccttccatccatccatccatccctccctccctcactccccatcATCCCTCCCGCTCCTCACCCTCTCAGTCCAGGTGACCTGGGACATGGTGAACCTCCCCAGACTGTCCAACTCTAGCCGGGCCTGCAACTGACCCCTGCTCATGTCCACCTCAAGGACGTGTCTTGGCTTGACCCTGAGGAACACAGGACACTGGGCCCTGTTCTTCATCCTCagtccatcctcctcctcctcctcttctgatgATGATAGTACTCCCACAAGCAGGGGGTGACACAGGTCAACTAGAGACAGATGAAAGAGAGGTCAAAGGTTGGCTCAGCGTTGCCCAATCAGTTTCTTTGGAACCCCCCAGTCTTTGCACATTTTGGTTGTATTCCCGCTCCAGCACAGCTGGTTGGACTAGTTGAGGCTGGATGATAAGTTGTCTACTTCAATCTTGCTACTGCTAGTTCTGAAGTGCTCCTACCTCCcaagtcctcctcctcttcttctctggtGTCCGTGGATGTCACCGGTGGCCCCTCTAACCCGTGAACCAGTCCCTCTGCCATAGTAGTCTCCAGGGTGGACTCTGTGTGCCCGAGGCTGTGGTCAGGCCACTGGAGGGTGGACTCTGTCTCCAGATCTGCATCCCAGTCTGAGGCCTCCTCCTTGGGCTCAGACGAGAGCAGCGGTGGGGGTAGAACATCCGGGACTTCCAGCTCTGGAGAAGGGGGCTTAAAGGTGGCGGGGCTTGCCTGGACGGGGCTGTTGTTGGTTGGGGAGGGGGTGGCACAGAGACTGTTCTTGAGGTGTGGAGGAGCTGGCCTGTCCGCCTTGTCTAGGGTGGCGATTGGCGCCCCCTCTAGGTGATGCTGGTAGCGCAGCCAATCCTCACCCAGTTGGTCCCTGAAACTGTCCATGCGTTCAATCTCCTTCTGGTGAGGGAGAACGatgtctgaggggagagagaggaggtttatattatattataatatgtgtgtatatatatatatatatatatatatatatatatatatatatatagtacatttTTACCTTGTATAGAGGACTGTGGTCTGGATTCATAGTCATAGTCACTGGGCTCTGAGATGCTAGCCCGTCTCACCCTCACCTTACTCTGAAACAACACAGatggatatatatattatacacacaACATTCCAGAAACATGTTCCTTCTCCTCTGCCTGTATTGATTTGTTCATTCCAAATGGACCTTACCCCGTAGACACCCCCTAGCCCCGTAGGTAGCCCCTAGCCCCCTTACCCCGTAGGTAGCCCCTAGCCCCCTTACCCCGTAGGTAGCCCCTAGCCCCCTTACCCCGTAGGTAGCCCCTAGCCCCGTAGGTAGCCCCTAGCCCCGTAGGTAGCCCCTAGCCCCCTTACCCCGTAGACACCCCCTAGCCCCGTAGGTACCCCCTAGCCCCCTTACCCCGTAGGTACCCCCTAGCCCCCTTACCCCGTAGGTAGCCCCTAGCCTCCTTACCCCGTAGGTAGCCCCTAGCCCCCTGACCCCGTAGGTAGCCCCTAGCCCCCTTACTCCGTAGACACCCCCTAGCCCCGTAGGTACCCCCTAGCCCCCTTACCCCGTAGGTACCCCCTAGCCCCCTTACCCCGTAGGATCTTGATCCTATCAGAGGGTTAGTTAAAGCTATTAACATGTATTTCTTCTCGCTGGTCAGTTTTAAGAGGTACACAGAGTACAGCCTCTCAGTGAGCTATGTAGCAGACTTACTTTGGCTTTCTTCTTGCATTGTCGTGTCACTCCCACCTCGCTGACCGACAGGCTGTCACTCAACTCCCCGCCCCCGCTGGACACTACTTCCTGGTTACCCCGCTCTGGAGCCCTGGTGATCAAGGGTGAGGCCTGGGACTGGAGCTGCCCAATCAGCTGTCCCAGTTTGGGTAGCACCTgaaagttgggggggggggtcccatGTTAAGACTATCTGGTACAAAAGTGGCGAATCCCACGAATGAACTTAAAGTGCACATCAACAAGTGACCCAACAAGACTAGAGAAGTGTTGAGTATATGCCTGCTGACCCACAGGAGTGGCCTACTCACTGACAactctgaggaggagagagggctgctGTCCAGTCTGAGctagaggtgagagagggggagacaatatATTAAACTTGAGGAGACAGAGAATCATGAAAAAAAAGACTGGGTCCAAATTCAGCTTTCCgatttttctccctccctccctcgccctctcactcactctgagGTAGGCAGCCTTGGGGGAGAGGTGGCGGACAGTGCGGGTTCTGTGGGTCTTCTGGAAGAACAGTGGGTTGCCCTTCAGATTCAGCTAAGAAGAGACAGAGGCTACAGGTCAGCGAGTCTGGGATAACACTGAGGCTACAGGTCAGCGAGTCTGGGATAACACTGAGGCTACAGGTCAGCGAGTCTGGGATAACACTGAGGCTACAGGTCAGCGAGTCTGGGATAACACAGAGGCTACAGGTCAGCGAGTCTGGGATAACACTGAGGCTACAGGTCAGCGAGTCTGGGATAACACTGAGGCTACAGGTCAGCGAGTCTGGGATAACACTGAGGCTACAGGTCAGCGAGTCTGGGATAACACTGAGGCTACAGGTCAGCGAGTCTGGGATAACACAGAGGCTACAGGTCAGCGAGTCTGGGATAACACTGAGGCTACAGGTCAGCGAGTCTGGGATAACACTGAGGCTACAGGTCAGCGAGTCTGGGATAACACTGAGGCTACAGGTCAGCGAGTCTGGGATAACACTGAGGCTACAGGTCAGCGAGTCTGGGATAACACTGAGGCTACAGGTCAGCGAGTCTGGGATAACACTGAGGCTACAGGTCAGCGAGTCTGGGATAACACTGAGGCTACAGGTCAGCGAGTCTGGGATAACACTGAGGCTACAGGTCAGCGAGTCTGGGATAACACTGAGGCTACAGGTCAGCGAGTCTGGGATAACACTGAGGCTACAGGTCAGCGAGTCTGGGATAACACTGAGGCTACAGGTCAGCGAGTCTGGGATAACACTGAGGCTACAGGTCAGCGAGTCTGGGATAACACTGAGGCTACAGGTCAGCGAGTCTGGGATAACACTGAGGCTACAGGTCAGCGAGTCTGGGATAACACTGAGGCTACAGGTCAGCGAGTCTGGGATAACACTGAGGCTACAGGTCAGCGAGTCTGGGATAACACTGAGGCTACAGGTCAGCGAGTCTGGGATAACACTGAGGCTACAGGTCAGCGAGTCTGGGATAACACTGAGGCTACAGGTCAGCGAGTCTGGGATAACACTGAGGCTACAGGTCAGCGAGTCTGGGATAACACTGAGGCTACAGGTCAGCGGGTCTGGGATAACACTGAGGCTACAGGTCAGCGAGTCTGGGATAACACTGAGGCTACAGGTCAGCGAGTCTGGGATAACACTGAGGCTACAGGTCAGCGGGTCTGGGATAACACTGAGGCTACAGGTCAGCGAGTCTGGGATAACACTGAGGCTACAGGTCAGCGAGTCTGGGATAACACAGAGGCTGTCACACAGTAAACTACTGATAAGCACACTTCtaagttctctctctccttcaccatgttgagactgtgcagcATAGACAGAGGAGCCAGCTGGGAGTGATCCAGTAGCAGGTTGTAGGCCAAGTCCAGGTGCTGTAGGGATGACAACTGCTCCACTCCTGCATAgggtcacagtcacacacacacacaaatcagacaTCTAGGCATCTCATACTGAGACAGGGGCAGAGTCAGCCATCCAAGACTAACAGAGACTTAGAGAGTACACTGAACAATAGGGAGACggttgggggagagagacgggcagaTAAGCGTTTGTTTGCCAGTACTGCCTGAGTATGCCAGTATATTAATATATTCCTAGCTTCCTGTTTATCTATAGCCCCCAACTCTTTGTGGACACAAGGCTGTCAACAGATCCAAGGCTTTGATTGGCTGATGTCCTTGTCTTGTACAAGGCTTTGATTGTCTGAAGTCCCTCGCTGTTCCAATACTGATAGAGGTAAGTTCAAGGGGTCATGCATAACAAGTAGTCTTGAGGGAGTTTGCAGATGGAATACTGTTGCTAACTATTTGGTATTGATGATTTTTGGCATACGTTTAGGGATAATATCAATATTAGGGCTGtggtaaaaaaatatatcccattttcCATAGAGaaaccaccactactatcatTCATTATAGACACCAGAGGTGTTACAGTACCGTTGATGGTCTCCAGCTCGTTGTTTCTGAGGATGAGAGTGAGGAGTTTGGCTCTGGATCTCAAGCCCAGAGTTGGTGCTCTCTGGAGATTGTTAAAGCCCAGGTTGAGGTGCTCTAGCTCACtcagaggctgagagaggaggaggagagagacagtagatatggAGATAGCCCAGTGCAGTAACTTACTGCATGTCTCCAACTCTGACccctcaacacacagacacaaaaccTATCCAGAAATACCTTGAGAAAGTCAGCACACTCCTGGATTTTATTGTGACTAAGATCCAGAGACTTCAGAACATTCAGTAAACTCTAAAAAAGGCAGAGTGACTCACATTAAAACATTGCCAAAAAAAATGATTCACATTAAAAACAAATGTGAAAGTCAGTGAATAAATAAACCAGAGCGCAGGAGCATGTCTTACCAGTGACTCATCCAGGCAGACTATAGCATTGTAGCTGAAGTTGAGGGTGTGCAGCTCCAGCCAGGGCAGTGCAGAGCTGAGGTCTCCTCCACACAGAGACAGTAGCTCCTGTAACAATAACAGTGGCTCAAACTCCAACACAAAGGGGTCTGTTATTCAGAAAGAGAAAatggtgaagtgtgtgtgtgtgtgtgttacctccaggGAACTGAGGCTCTTGGAGCAGGTGAAGACCTCTAACTGAGAGTAGACTCCCCTCAGGTCCTCCAGACAGTGAGGGGGGATACGCTTCAACTGGGAGACAGAACAACAGGCCCAGAGTAAGCCAGATTCATCTATATACAACATGTATACTGTTTTGTTACAAAGGAGAAGTGCACACATTTTCCTCCCATACCTCTAAAGACTTGAGAGACTTGAAAGGAAAGATCTTGACCACTGACTGAAGCCTCGACCCAGGTGGATTGATGAGCTTGGAATGAGAAACCAAAGGCCAAAGAACATTATACAGAATGCTATAGCGCCACCTAGTGGCTCAATATAATTCCCTCAGATATCCACTTAATTCAGTTTTACTTGGAGCATTTATGTTTATGAAGTGCTGAGCAAGttatgcatacatttatttttttaactgttCACAAATagagcaggacacacacacacacaccttgagggAGACAGTCTTCTGCAGCACGTCGAACAGGAACTGGAGCTGCAGTAGGGAGGTGGTGTCAGCAGGGTGTGAGGGCAGAGCCAGGAAGCCATGTTGGTGAGTCCTGGAGAGGAGGTACTGCTCAAACAGACGACCTAGGTGCTGCAGAGAGTCTGCCTGTAGAGTCAGGGTACTGCTGCCGTCCAGTACAGatgtacctggagagaggagagacaatggTAACACACCACTTAAAACCAGCAGTTATAATGCAACATAAAATATATTAAGCATGTAGCTACAGTATAGCTATGAGGCTCTAATAATTTCTAACAACGTCAAAAGAACAGATTAGCAAGTCTGGGATAACAGGGGCTATATCTAGAATATGTAGGTGGTGATGTTACTATACCATGATTCCGAAGCAGAGTGGCCAAGCTGTTGACAAGGGTAGATTGGCCACTGTGACATCCAGCCATCCTGCAGGTAAACAATGCACCATAAAATAGGCGAGAAGACCGAGACAGATGATTCTGGGGAAATGTGACACGTGCAAACAACCCAAACAATAGCAGAAATTGATAAAATAAAAATACGTTCTCAACTTACAGTATAGAGATGATGGAAGCTAACTTGTAGGATACTGGTTAAATACCAGCTAGCTTATTAGCTAGCTATGTAGAGTACATTGCAATGCAGGACCTGCAGTTGTTTGTGAACGTTAAACTGGTCTACTCACAAAGCCAACACGAATCTATCTCTAGCTAGCTGTTGTAGCTTGTCTTGGATAGCATTCCACAGACTATTTCTTGAGACAACAACATACCTTAACTATCTTATGTGACAGTCAAGCAGTGGTCAACATCGACATTCCCTTCCGATTTCCAGCAACACGAAAAAAACATCAGTCAAATAACTTCAAGTGTACTCGGTTATCGATGTTGACATCTTCACTTGGACTGATGTCACGTGAGGAAGTTTCGGGAAAAAAATATACAGTGGCCCGGAGAAACCAAATTTCAAAAGGCTGAAACAGGCGTTTTTGTAACTTGTGCCAACTAATGGATATTGAAATGTTATAAATGAGCGAGAcatctcaacaacaaaaaaacgagTGTGCAAGTTCAAAATATGATTCAGATGTCAGATTCAGTCTAATTTCTTGGCCATGGCCACCACTAGATGGCTCCCTACCTCAAGAAGCAGGATCAAATCATAGGGGATCAACAATATTTACTTTATGACAGTGACAACGCAATGGGGCATTTCCAATTTGCTCatttgttcatctttattaagtGCATTCTGAGAACACTCAGCACATCTTTCGGGTATGCTTTATCGCCCTTTTAAACTGTTCTGGATGTTATCTTTACAATAGAGTGGAAGGACAATACACAGTTTT
Proteins encoded in this region:
- the LOC135542780 gene encoding serine/threonine-protein kinase 11-interacting protein-like isoform X2; the protein is MAGCHSGQSTLVNSLATLLRNHGTSVLDGSSTLTLQADSLQHLGRLFEQYLLSRTHQHGFLALPSHPADTTSLLQLQFLFDVLQKTVSLKLINPPGSRLQSVVKIFPFKSLKSLELKRIPPHCLEDLRGVYSQLEVFTCSKSLSSLEELLSLCGGDLSSALPWLELHTLNFSYNAIVCLDESLSLLNVLKSLDLSHNKIQECADFLKPLSELEHLNLGFNNLQRAPTLGLRSRAKLLTLILRNNELETINGVEQLSSLQHLDLAYNLLLDHSQLAPLSMLHSLNMLNLKGNPLFFQKTHRTRTVRHLSPKAAYLRLRLDSSPLSSSELSVLPKLGQLIGQLQSQASPLITRAPERGNQEVVSSGGGELSDSLSVSEVGVTRQCKKKAKSKVRVRRASISEPSDYDYESRPQSSIQDIVLPHQKEIERMDSFRDQLGEDWLRYQHHLEGAPIATLDKADRPAPPHLKNSLCATPSPTNNSPVQASPATFKPPSPELEVPDVLPPPLLSSEPKEEASDWDADLETESTLQWPDHSLGHTESTLETTMAEGLVHGLEGPPVTSTDTREEEEEDLGVDLCHPLLVGVLSSSEEEEEEDGLRMKNRAQCPVFLRVKPRHVLEVDMSRGQLQARLELDSLGRFTMSQVTWTEREVERTLPAVELHFRYISRERRRRRYVMLDDDPQEALQALTEVLSRVVEENERRVMEGRPSCVRLQCLRCGSEFTQRGGKEQENGGRLRGWTGLEEQEEEKKNKCREDGLGSTVICPECCSDHVVQLAGQSAPSTSTPVHGSPCQEGTDRHFTFNHRDTPLPSYPGNKDPTMEDPFSARASHFGSPAMNASTQDTIQTSTSMEDPTSFFSAKGSSFSLGETWEDQSRDRSLSQPASFYSTEGQSKGSIAGSYSYAVSATSPGPQDQHAEQASPGQLDLLSEDYEAVDHRLKLFLDVEVFEEEEELHSFLKVSTVKFGDPVEFPSFLVVSDQRIYFLEVTSDMEGQLCDWLQKRDSRGITELSYLEVGLGSQSIHMEFEDGPVAYTMLVRDSVRCKRFFSLFTGVVRELATKSDSKLKSISTTRLNPQHHLWPLVCEDMQTDVEDGQLQFFYLLSFLHQDCVTPLTVLATRETLYLLNEDHQWSKSLPHPSANENGEPCSGRVTVQETQPISCVSSVHLWSSDPCRMDIKLYDEIVKEEKTWSLHSDSAELVQGLLVWVRTQWENMFGVKLAITNLTLPA
- the LOC135542780 gene encoding serine/threonine-protein kinase 11-interacting protein-like isoform X1, whose translation is MAGCHSGQSTLVNSLATLLRNHGTSVLDGSSTLTLQADSLQHLGRLFEQYLLSRTHQHGFLALPSHPADTTSLLQLQFLFDVLQKTVSLKLINPPGSRLQSVVKIFPFKSLKSLELKRIPPHCLEDLRGVYSQLEVFTCSKSLSSLEELLSLCGGDLSSALPWLELHTLNFSYNAIVCLDESLSLLNVLKSLDLSHNKIQECADFLKPLSELEHLNLGFNNLQRAPTLGLRSRAKLLTLILRNNELETINGVEQLSSLQHLDLAYNLLLDHSQLAPLSMLHSLNMLNLKGNPLFFQKTHRTRTVRHLSPKAAYLRLRLDSSPLSSSELSVLPKLGQLIGQLQSQASPLITRAPERGNQEVVSSGGGELSDSLSVSEVGVTRQCKKKAKSKVRVRRASISEPSDYDYESRPQSSIQDIVLPHQKEIERMDSFRDQLGEDWLRYQHHLEGAPIATLDKADRPAPPHLKNSLCATPSPTNNSPVQASPATFKPPSPELEVPDVLPPPLLSSEPKEEASDWDADLETESTLQWPDHSLGHTESTLETTMAEGLVHGLEGPPVTSTDTREEEEEDLGVDLCHPLLVGVLSSSEEEEEEDGLRMKNRAQCPVFLRVKPRHVLEVDMSRGQLQARLELDSLGRFTMSQVTWTEREVERTLPAVELHFRYISRERRRRRYVMLDDDPQEALQALTEVLSRVVEENERRVMEGRPSCVRLQCLRCGSEFTQRGGKEQENGGRLRGWTGLEEQEEEKKNKCREDGLGSTVICPECCSDHVVQLAGQSAPSTSTPVHGSPCQEGTDRHFTFNHRDTPLPSYPGNKDPTMEDPFSARASHFGSPAMNASTQDTIQTSTSMEDPTSFFSAKGSSFSLGETWEDQSRDRSLSQPASFYSTEGQSKGSIAGSYSYAVSATSPGPQDQHAEQASPGQLDLLSEDYEAVDHRLKLFLDVEVFEEEEELHSFLKVSTVKFGDPVEFPSFLVVSDQRIYFLEVTSDMEGQLCDWLQKRDSRGITELSYLEVGLGSQSIHMEFEDGPVAYTMLVRDSVRCKRFFSLFTGVVRELATKSDSKLKSISTTRLNPQHHLWPLVCEDMQTDVEDGQLQFFYLLSFLHQEDCVTPLTVLATRETLYLLNEDHQWSKSLPHPSANENGEPCSGRVTVQETQPISCVSSVHLWSSDPCRMDIKLYDEIVKEEKTWSLHSDSAELVQGLLVWVRTQWENMFGVKLAITNLTLPA
- the LOC135542780 gene encoding serine/threonine-protein kinase 11-interacting protein-like isoform X3 gives rise to the protein MAGCHSGQSTLVNSLATLLRNHGTSVLDGSSTLTLQADSLQHLGRLFEQYLLSRTHQHGFLALPSHPADTTSLLQLQFLFDVLQKTVSLKLINPPGSRLQSVVKIFPFKSLKSLELKRIPPHCLEDLRGVYSQLEVFTCSKSLSSLEELLSLCGGDLSSALPWLELHTLNFSYNAIVCLDESLSLLNVLKSLDLSHNKIQECADFLKPLSELEHLNLGFNNLQRAPTLGLRSRAKLLTLILRNNELETINGVEQLSSLQHLDLAYNLLLDHSQLAPLSMLHSLNMLNLKGNPLFFQKTHRTRTVRHLSPKAAYLRLRLDSSPLSSSELSVLPKLGQLIGQLQSQASPLITRAPERGNQEVVSSGGGELSDSLSVSEVGVTRQCKKKAKSKVRVRRASISEPSDYDYESRPQSSIQDIVLPHQKEIERMDSFRDQLGEDWLRYQHHLEGAPIATLDKADRPAPPHLKNSLCATPSPTNNSPVQASPATFKPPSPELEVPDVLPPPLLSSEPKEEASDWDADLETESTLQWPDHSLGHTESTLETTMAEGLVHGLEGPPVTSTDTREEEEEDLGVDLCHPLLVGVLSSSEEEEEEDGLRMKNRAQCPVFLRVKPRHVLEVDMSRGQLQARLELDSLGRFTMSQVTWTEREVERTLPAVELHFRYISRERRRRRYVMLDDDPQEALQALTEVLSRVVEENERRVMEGRPSCVRLQCLRCGSEFTQRGGKEQENGGRLRGWTGLEEQEEEKKNKCREDGLGSTVICPECCSDHVVQLAGQSAPSTSTPVHGSPCQEGTDRHFTFNHRDTPLPSYPGNKDPTMEDPFSARASHFGSPAMNASTQDTIQTSTSMEDPTSFFSAKGSSFSLGETWEDQSRDRSLSQPASFYSTEGQSKGSIAGSYSYAVSATSPGPQDQHAEQASPGQLDLLSEDYEAVDHRLKLFLDVEVFEEEEELHSFLKVSTVKFGDPVEFPSFLVVSDQRIYFLEVTSDMEGQLCDWLQKRDSRGITELSYLEVGLGSQSIHMEFEDGPVAYTMLVRDSVRCKRFFSLFTGVVRELATKSDSKLKSISTTRLNPQHHLWPLVCEDMQTDVEDGQLQFFYLLSFLHQAGTLWMTNQRNIFKKRLCDPSDSAGHPGNPVPAQRRPPMEQELAPPISQ
- the LOC135542780 gene encoding serine/threonine-protein kinase 11-interacting protein-like isoform X4 — protein: MAGCHSGQSTLVNSLATLLRNHGTSVLDGSSTLTLQADSLQHLGRLFEQYLLSRTHQHGFLALPSHPADTTSLLQLQFLFDVLQKTVSLKLINPPGSRLQSVVKIFPFKSLKSLELKRIPPHCLEDLRGVYSQLEVFTCSKSLSSLEELLSLCGGDLSSALPWLELHTLNFSYNAIVCLDESLSLLNVLKSLDLSHNKIQECADFLKPLSELEHLNLGFNNLQRAPTLGLRSRAKLLTLILRNNELETINGVEQLSSLQHLDLAYNLLLDHSQLAPLSMLHSLNMLNLKGNPLFFQKTHRTRTVRHLSPKAAYLRLRLDSSPLSSSELSVLPKLGQLIGQLQSQASPLITRAPERGNQEVVSSGGGELSDSLSVSEVGVTRQCKKKAKSKVRVRRASISEPSDYDYESRPQSSIQDIVLPHQKEIERMDSFRDQLGEDWLRYQHHLEGAPIATLDKADRPAPPHLKNSLCATPSPTNNSPVQASPATFKPPSPELEVPDVLPPPLLSSEPKEEASDWDADLETESTLQWPDHSLGHTESTLETTMAEGLVHGLEGPPVTSTDTREEEEEDLGVDLCHPLLVGVLSSSEEEEEEDGLRMKNRAQCPVFLRVKPRHVLEVDMSRGQLQARLELDSLGRFTMSQVTWTEREVERTLPAVELHFRYISRERRRRRYVMLDDDPQEALQALTEVLSRVVEENERRVMEGRPSCVRLQCLRCGSEFTQRGGKEQENGGRLRGWTGLEEQEEEKKNKCREDGLGSTVICPECCSDHVVQLAGQSAPSTSTPVHGSPCQEGTDRHFTFNHRDTPLPSYPGNKDPTMEDPFSARASHFGSPAMNASTQDTIQTSTSMEDPTSFFSAKGSSFSLGETWEDQSRDRSLSQPASFYSTEGQSKGSIAGSYSYAVSATSPGPQDQHAEQASPGQLDLLSEDYEAVDHRLKLFLDVEVFEEEEELHSFLKVSTVKFGDPVEFPSFLVVSDQRIYFLEVTSDMEGQLCDWLQKRDSRGITELSYLEVGLGSQSIHMEFEDGPVAYTMLVRDSVRCKRFFSLFTGVVRELATKSDSKLKSISTTRLNPQHHLWPLVCEDMQTDVEDGQLQFFYLLSFLHQAGTLWMTNQRNIFKKEFGSMSNRPHNGRPRVTMPAQELHIWLLRLVIV